In the genome of Mycoplasmopsis pulmonis, one region contains:
- the pyk gene encoding pyruvate kinase: MYSIKKKSKLIATIGPSSDNYEVLKELVENGVTCVRANFSHGDYQEQKRKFDLAKKVSHDLNTPLSLMLDTKGPEIRIGKMKDGVQKIEANQSLKIWVSEEKYKNLLGTSEDISVSYNMSQDLKKGNQVLLDDGKLDTIVEKVTPEYVQVRALNSHNLKTNKRINLPGVAFSLPFLSEKDKKDIAFGVENDINYVAASFVNSKENVLELRAILKSLNAEHVQIISKIESTLGIENIDEIIEHSDGVMIARGDLGLEIPYYEVPYWQKTIIRKCINVGKVVIVATQMLDSMEHNTNPTRAEVTDVYFATELGADSTMLSGETAQGHFPVEAVQVMSKINQRAEKEFYSKLYYNAQLESNAKLATTKRAKIAYEVAKKTQSGDFKYTVVLSASGNLLKKVANFRPNTSIIGFVQDKKLINAFGIVSSVFVSPESVQKYFELKNNPLAAISTLKNYDARPGDKFLIVHNEKITQHVVE, translated from the coding sequence ATGTATTCGATAAAAAAGAAATCAAAACTAATTGCTACAATTGGACCTTCTTCTGATAACTATGAAGTTTTAAAAGAGTTAGTAGAAAATGGAGTAACTTGTGTAAGGGCTAATTTTTCACATGGAGACTATCAAGAACAAAAAAGAAAATTTGATCTTGCCAAAAAAGTAAGCCATGATTTAAACACCCCCCTTTCATTAATGTTAGATACTAAAGGACCTGAAATTAGAATTGGGAAAATGAAAGATGGAGTTCAAAAAATTGAGGCCAATCAAAGTTTAAAAATTTGAGTCTCAGAAGAAAAATATAAAAATTTATTAGGAACCTCAGAAGATATTAGCGTTTCTTATAATATGTCTCAAGATTTAAAAAAGGGCAATCAAGTTCTTCTTGATGATGGAAAATTAGATACTATTGTAGAAAAAGTAACCCCTGAGTATGTTCAAGTAAGAGCACTTAATTCTCATAATTTAAAAACAAATAAAAGAATTAACCTTCCGGGAGTGGCTTTTTCACTTCCTTTTCTAAGCGAAAAAGACAAAAAGGATATAGCCTTTGGAGTTGAAAATGATATTAACTATGTTGCAGCTTCATTTGTTAATTCCAAAGAAAATGTATTAGAACTTAGAGCTATTTTAAAATCACTAAACGCAGAGCATGTTCAAATTATTTCAAAAATTGAATCAACTCTAGGAATTGAAAACATCGATGAAATAATTGAACACTCAGATGGAGTTATGATAGCAAGAGGAGATTTAGGACTTGAAATTCCTTACTATGAAGTTCCTTACTGACAAAAAACAATTATTAGAAAATGTATAAATGTAGGCAAAGTTGTAATAGTAGCAACTCAAATGCTTGATAGTATGGAACATAACACTAACCCTACAAGAGCAGAAGTCACTGATGTATACTTTGCAACTGAATTAGGAGCTGATTCAACCATGCTCTCAGGAGAGACCGCTCAAGGACATTTTCCAGTTGAGGCTGTTCAGGTTATGTCAAAAATTAACCAAAGAGCTGAAAAAGAGTTTTATAGTAAACTTTACTACAATGCTCAACTTGAATCAAATGCAAAATTAGCTACTACCAAAAGAGCTAAAATTGCCTATGAAGTAGCAAAGAAAACTCAATCAGGAGATTTTAAATATACAGTAGTGCTTTCAGCTAGTGGTAATTTATTAAAGAAAGTAGCCAACTTTAGACCTAATACTTCAATTATAGGCTTTGTTCAAGACAAAAAACTAATCAATGCCTTTGGAATAGTCTCTTCTGTATTTGTCTCACCTGAGTCTGTTCAAAAATACTTTGAACTAAAAAATAATCCTTTAGCTGCAATTAGCACCCTTAAAAACTATGATGCAAGACCAGGAGATAAATTCTTGATTGTTCATAATGAAAAAATTACCCAACATGTTGTTGAGTAA
- a CDS encoding MMOB1660 family gliding motility ATPase complex subunit yields MITKLKITSIKDNIVTVVGNHPYKFLEVVKFSNKTQGIVLKGSAFQAEVGLVNVDSHNQLEVGSEAIATGELFKVKIHDNLIGSVVDVSLNEVLTFSKRGQDDIAILDVFEEAKPIYSRKAVNAPLETGINAIDAVLPIGRGQKQLIIGDKGTGKTAIALNAILAQEKSNVISIYAAVGKKREEVVEIFSVLKSRKLMDKTIIISSSADDLAVTKYLLPYVSMSVAEHYQSLGRDVLVVIDDLTNHADAYREISLLSGSAPGREAYPGDIFYTHSRLLERAGKFSDEFGGGSITCIPIAQTLASDISGYIPTNLISITDGQIFTSTKLFNSGKRPAIDIGLSVSRIGSIAQKYSMIQASKGLKTLITEFLNQKKLSSVLTERTKRDLEKMELGWVFEALMDQREYEVVEYHTTTILLFLLKKGYLSFYWEKTKELVLIKDILKTFLSKDIMGNKLRMLLDTHELEAPIIDLYLKHFILPLLKYHLLTESVYLSKNTKFIKKFNDIRNDGRVLLSYERKGLEKGIAYDYK; encoded by the coding sequence ATGATTACAAAATTAAAAATTACATCCATAAAGGATAATATTGTTACGGTTGTTGGTAACCATCCCTATAAATTCTTGGAAGTTGTAAAATTTTCAAACAAAACTCAAGGAATTGTTCTTAAAGGGAGCGCTTTTCAAGCAGAAGTTGGATTAGTTAATGTTGATAGCCACAACCAATTAGAAGTAGGATCAGAGGCCATTGCCACTGGTGAACTTTTCAAAGTTAAAATTCACGATAACTTAATTGGTTCAGTTGTTGATGTAAGTCTAAATGAAGTTTTAACTTTTAGTAAAAGAGGTCAAGATGACATTGCTATTCTTGACGTTTTTGAAGAGGCAAAACCAATTTATTCAAGAAAAGCTGTAAATGCACCTCTTGAAACAGGAATTAATGCAATAGACGCTGTTTTACCAATTGGTAGAGGACAAAAACAATTAATTATTGGGGATAAAGGAACAGGAAAAACAGCTATTGCTTTAAATGCGATTTTAGCTCAAGAAAAATCAAATGTTATTTCAATTTATGCAGCTGTTGGTAAAAAAAGAGAAGAAGTTGTTGAAATCTTTAGTGTTTTAAAAAGCAGAAAATTGATGGACAAAACTATCATTATCTCTTCATCAGCTGATGATTTAGCTGTTACTAAATATTTACTTCCTTATGTTTCAATGTCAGTTGCAGAGCACTATCAATCACTTGGAAGAGACGTTTTAGTAGTTATTGATGATTTAACAAACCACGCTGATGCCTATCGTGAAATTTCACTTCTTTCAGGTTCTGCCCCTGGACGAGAGGCCTATCCTGGAGATATTTTCTACACTCACTCAAGACTATTAGAAAGAGCTGGTAAATTTAGCGATGAATTTGGTGGAGGATCAATTACTTGTATACCTATTGCCCAAACATTGGCTAGCGATATTTCAGGGTATATCCCAACTAACTTAATTTCAATTACTGACGGGCAAATCTTTACTTCAACTAAGTTATTTAACTCAGGAAAAAGACCAGCCATCGATATTGGACTTTCAGTTTCAAGGATTGGTTCTATAGCTCAAAAATACTCAATGATTCAAGCTTCAAAAGGTTTAAAAACTTTAATAACTGAATTTTTAAACCAAAAGAAACTCTCTTCAGTTTTAACTGAAAGAACCAAAAGAGATCTTGAAAAAATGGAACTAGGATGAGTTTTTGAGGCTTTAATGGACCAAAGAGAATATGAAGTAGTTGAATATCACACAACAACAATCTTGCTATTCTTACTTAAAAAAGGATATCTATCATTTTACTGAGAAAAAACTAAAGAATTAGTTTTAATCAAAGACATTTTAAAAACATTCTTGTCAAAAGATATTATGGGCAATAAACTAAGAATGCTTTTAGACACCCATGAATTAGAAGCTCCAATCATTGATTTATATCTAAAACACTTTATTTTACCTCTATTAAAATATCACTTATTAACAGAGAGCGTTTATTTAAGTAAAAATACTAAATTCATTAAGAAATTTAATGACATTAGAAATGACGGTAGAGTACTTCTATCATACGAAAGAAAAGGTTTAGAGAAAGGAATAGCATATGACTACAAATAA
- a CDS encoding phosphate acetyltransferase, producing MNFNDYIISRVKKLKEKKRILLVDGNDPRSLEAAKELQKYPNIEVSLLVESKSDVKDGFNFVVLDQDQKQYESFCQDLFESRKGKDSLESVQKALKTRPFYAMMLLKKGFFDGVVGGLLYTTADILKAAFKVVGPKVGVKTISSLMIMSKGEDTKIFADISINVNPSADQLVDIAKNSVEFLEQMGIEAFPSFLSFSTQGSAVSDETKKVVEAKEKFNALALKAKALGEIQFDAAVDLKTRSSKYKNPEFSQESNLLIFPDLEAGNIGYKIAQRMGKYGAFGPIVTGTKLPINDLSRGASVEDVANTVLITALQSEGK from the coding sequence ATGAATTTTAATGACTATATTATTTCTAGAGTCAAAAAACTTAAAGAAAAAAAACGTATCCTACTAGTTGATGGAAACGATCCAAGATCTCTTGAAGCTGCCAAAGAACTTCAAAAATATCCAAATATTGAAGTTAGCCTTTTGGTTGAGTCTAAAAGCGATGTTAAAGATGGATTTAACTTTGTTGTTTTAGATCAAGATCAAAAACAATACGAAAGTTTTTGTCAAGATCTTTTTGAATCAAGAAAAGGAAAAGACTCTCTTGAGTCTGTTCAAAAAGCTCTTAAAACTCGTCCTTTTTATGCAATGATGCTACTAAAAAAAGGCTTTTTTGATGGAGTTGTTGGTGGACTTTTATATACAACAGCTGATATTTTAAAAGCTGCTTTTAAGGTTGTTGGTCCTAAAGTTGGTGTAAAAACTATTAGCTCATTAATGATTATGTCTAAGGGCGAAGATACTAAAATTTTTGCAGATATTTCAATCAATGTTAACCCTTCAGCTGATCAATTAGTTGACATTGCTAAAAACAGCGTTGAGTTTTTAGAACAAATGGGTATTGAAGCTTTTCCTTCATTTTTATCTTTTTCAACTCAAGGCTCAGCTGTTAGTGATGAGACTAAAAAAGTAGTTGAGGCCAAAGAAAAATTTAATGCTCTAGCACTAAAGGCCAAAGCTCTAGGAGAGATTCAATTTGATGCAGCCGTTGATCTTAAAACAAGATCTTCAAAATACAAAAACCCAGAGTTTAGTCAAGAGTCTAATTTACTAATTTTTCCTGACTTAGAAGCTGGAAACATTGGATATAAAATTGCTCAAAGAATGGGTAAATATGGAGCTTTTGGACCTATTGTAACTGGAACAAAACTTCCAATTAACGATCTTTCAAGAGGAGCATCAGTTGAAGATGTTGCCAATACTGTTTTAATTACTGCATTACAAAGTGAGGGAAAATAA
- a CDS encoding MMOB1670 family gliding motility ATPase complex subunit, with the protein MTTNKNSYKDYHFNTLKAASNKVGLKIKKGTKRNKLIENILKHDLEFPENTVLAFLLSPESSASLQKESASKAKIVKEVTKIAKEKASSKKVKVVKNLLEDEKPEPVVVQEETKEIESSFSDYDYKKMTAYKIYSPENLALLTYDQLVVLAKVHKIFKPENKTKQSLIAAIAERQYTDDFRRKSEEIMKPRAKFKARNPLKPLEDKAYVLEGIVVEVKSQVYKIKLTLVKEKPIINALFEIQTEQGQTRLLEISDILSDSLVAGYVLGREQGIEIGSFARSKNNPYSIPISEKLLGRIIDPVGRILDDPTHPLVGKQYAPMIETESKQTEKYKVFPKTQILETGIKVIDVLLPIPSGGKTGLLGGAGVGKTVVVQELINTFIKHHDGVSVFSGIGERIREGHELWEEAKELGFLDKTTFIFGQMNESPGLRLRSGFTGVKVAEYFRNNLGKNVLLFMDNIFRYMQAGSEVSSLLEKTPSAVGYQPMLVSEIGKLQERINSNNDGDITSIQAMYIPADDFTDPAAVAAFAHFDATIILSRQLAAEGLYPAVDPLVSSSKLLSTKFTSTRHINIAKETIAILEKSKSLEDIINILGFDALSEADRKTVRIARIIRKFLTQPFVVSEKFTGQKGVFVTLNDALRGMERILTGEFNHIPETYFAYVGTIEEALEKYEYDNKEEEAKLMVKEEISQEATNINI; encoded by the coding sequence ATGACTACAAATAAAAACTCGTATAAAGATTATCATTTCAATACTTTAAAAGCAGCTTCTAATAAAGTTGGTCTAAAAATTAAAAAAGGTACCAAAAGAAATAAACTAATTGAAAACATTTTAAAACACGATTTAGAATTTCCTGAAAACACAGTTTTAGCCTTTTTACTTTCACCTGAATCAAGTGCTAGCCTTCAAAAAGAAAGTGCTTCAAAGGCTAAAATTGTTAAAGAAGTAACAAAAATTGCTAAAGAAAAAGCTAGTTCTAAAAAAGTTAAAGTTGTTAAAAATCTTTTAGAAGATGAAAAACCAGAGCCAGTTGTTGTTCAAGAAGAAACCAAAGAAATTGAAAGCTCGTTTTCAGATTATGACTATAAAAAAATGACAGCTTACAAAATTTATAGCCCTGAAAACTTAGCTCTTTTAACTTATGATCAATTAGTTGTTTTAGCTAAAGTTCACAAAATTTTCAAACCAGAAAATAAAACCAAACAATCTCTAATAGCAGCCATTGCTGAAAGACAATACACAGATGATTTTAGAAGAAAATCTGAAGAAATCATGAAACCAAGAGCTAAGTTTAAAGCTAGAAATCCTCTAAAACCTCTTGAAGATAAAGCCTATGTTCTAGAAGGAATTGTAGTTGAGGTTAAATCACAGGTTTACAAAATTAAACTTACTCTTGTAAAAGAAAAACCAATTATTAATGCTCTTTTTGAAATTCAAACTGAGCAAGGACAAACAAGATTGCTTGAAATTTCTGATATTTTAAGTGATAGCTTAGTTGCAGGATATGTACTAGGAAGAGAGCAAGGTATTGAAATAGGTTCTTTTGCTCGTTCAAAAAATAATCCTTATTCAATTCCTATTTCAGAAAAATTACTTGGAAGAATTATTGACCCTGTAGGAAGAATCTTAGATGATCCTACACATCCACTAGTTGGTAAACAATATGCTCCAATGATTGAAACTGAATCAAAACAAACTGAAAAGTATAAAGTTTTCCCTAAAACTCAAATTCTAGAAACTGGAATTAAAGTTATTGACGTTTTACTTCCTATTCCTTCAGGAGGAAAAACAGGACTTCTTGGTGGAGCTGGAGTTGGAAAAACTGTTGTTGTTCAAGAACTAATTAACACTTTCATTAAACACCACGATGGAGTTTCGGTTTTCTCTGGTATTGGAGAGCGTATTCGTGAAGGTCATGAATTATGAGAAGAAGCTAAAGAGTTAGGATTTTTAGATAAAACCACTTTTATCTTTGGACAAATGAATGAATCACCAGGACTAAGACTTCGTTCAGGATTTACTGGAGTTAAAGTTGCTGAATACTTTAGAAACAATCTAGGTAAAAACGTGCTTTTATTTATGGATAATATCTTTAGATACATGCAAGCTGGTTCAGAGGTTTCATCTCTACTTGAAAAAACCCCTTCAGCTGTTGGATATCAACCAATGCTAGTAAGTGAAATTGGTAAGTTGCAAGAGAGAATTAACTCAAACAATGATGGAGATATCACTTCTATTCAAGCTATGTATATTCCAGCTGATGACTTTACCGATCCAGCTGCTGTAGCTGCTTTTGCCCATTTTGATGCAACCATTATTCTTTCAAGACAACTAGCAGCTGAGGGTCTTTATCCAGCTGTTGATCCACTAGTTTCTTCTTCAAAATTGCTTTCAACTAAATTTACCTCAACAAGACACATTAACATTGCCAAAGAAACAATTGCTATTTTAGAAAAAAGTAAATCACTTGAAGACATTATTAACATTCTAGGTTTTGATGCTCTTTCTGAAGCTGATAGAAAAACCGTTAGAATTGCAAGAATTATTAGAAAATTCCTAACTCAACCATTTGTAGTTAGTGAAAAATTCACAGGACAAAAAGGAGTTTTTGTTACTTTAAATGATGCTCTAAGAGGAATGGAAAGAATTTTAACTGGAGAGTTTAACCATATTCCAGAGACCTACTTTGCTTATGTAGGAACCATTGAAGAAGCTCTTGAAAAATATGAATATGACAATAAAGAAGAAGAAGCTAAATTGATGGTTAAAGAAGAAATTTCACAAGAGGCAACTAATATTAACATTTAA
- a CDS encoding MSC_0882 family membrane protein: MDIKPLHDTSTINIVSPSNQYNKILLQSSKVKDPKGVMEASAYRVFRSEKIINVLTLILFLAAIVIVSIFLLINAFKPTLLSEKLIEPSNTYYFFGGTIAFVMLAKIISILIDLRNLKNSEISYRNEVQRGDTPNGPQYMKNAYKKIILRQIDHNWISIILLWFCSIFLGILYALKDVNKSVSLGIFGRIDFNFKELIRIMFGNANLVITIFIIVLAAWVVLHVFFALSRKKRKNDIEQSFGGKENWITDEVYEKITKGRRKIWFRIFLVINFILILVPALFLFWRWMKNRRKR; encoded by the coding sequence ATGGATATAAAACCTCTTCACGACACTTCAACGATTAATATTGTTAGTCCCTCAAATCAATATAATAAAATTTTACTTCAATCCTCAAAAGTAAAAGATCCTAAAGGCGTAATGGAAGCTAGTGCTTATCGAGTTTTTAGATCTGAAAAAATTATTAATGTTTTAACTTTAATTTTATTTTTAGCAGCTATTGTTATAGTTTCAATTTTTCTATTAATAAATGCTTTTAAACCAACTTTATTAAGCGAGAAATTGATAGAGCCTTCAAATACTTATTATTTTTTTGGTGGAACTATAGCCTTTGTAATGCTTGCTAAAATTATTAGCATTTTAATTGATCTAAGGAATTTAAAAAATTCAGAAATTTCATATCGCAATGAAGTTCAAAGAGGAGATACTCCCAACGGTCCTCAGTATATGAAAAATGCTTATAAAAAAATTATTTTAAGGCAAATAGATCATAATTGAATTAGTATTATTTTGCTTTGGTTTTGTTCAATTTTTCTAGGTATTTTATATGCTCTTAAAGATGTTAACAAATCAGTTTCACTAGGAATATTTGGTCGAATAGACTTTAATTTTAAAGAGCTAATTCGAATTATGTTTGGAAATGCTAATTTGGTAATAACTATTTTTATTATAGTTTTAGCAGCTTGAGTAGTTCTTCATGTTTTTTTTGCTCTTTCAAGAAAAAAACGAAAAAACGATATTGAACAATCCTTTGGTGGTAAAGAAAATTGAATAACAGATGAAGTTTATGAAAAAATTACCAAAGGAAGAAGAAAAATTTGATTTAGAATCTTTTTGGTTATTAACTTTATTTTAATTCTTGTGCCAGCTTTATTTTTATTTTGAAGATGAATGAAAAATCGAAGAAAGAGATAA
- a CDS encoding acetate/propionate family kinase has translation MKILVINAGSSSIKFALFEKENLNQIASGIAERIGIENGIISISFDKKYQFEIDMKDHLEAAKKLLELFEQISLIKNADEIELIGFRVVHGGIELNKASKLDQKTISIIEDSAKYAPLHNPGALQAIKAFQVALPKAKLSVNLDTAFHSSIDKINYSYPINYELAQKLGIRKFGFHGISHRFITNKLEKILNKKSVNFVNLHIGNGASLCAVKDSKSIDTSMGFTPLAGIMMGTRSGDIDPSIHEFVCKEENMSIEEFTSILNKKSGIFGVSQISSDLRDVEEQYAKGNEQAIFALDLYSQKIADYAAIYLNKIAPQIDAIVFTAGVGENSAFIRKNVISRIKIKNIELDETLNSQKVGEYQLISTKNSEIPVYVIRTNEELMIASDAKKLNS, from the coding sequence ATGAAAATTTTAGTTATTAACGCAGGATCGAGCTCTATTAAATTTGCTTTATTTGAAAAAGAAAATTTAAATCAAATAGCTAGTGGTATAGCTGAGAGAATTGGAATTGAAAATGGAATTATTTCAATTTCTTTTGACAAAAAATATCAATTTGAAATTGATATGAAAGACCATCTTGAAGCTGCTAAAAAACTTTTAGAACTTTTTGAGCAAATTTCACTAATCAAAAACGCTGATGAAATTGAACTAATAGGTTTTAGAGTAGTTCATGGAGGAATTGAACTAAATAAAGCTTCGAAACTAGATCAAAAAACTATTTCAATCATTGAAGACTCAGCTAAATATGCTCCTTTACACAACCCAGGAGCTCTTCAAGCGATTAAAGCTTTTCAAGTTGCTCTTCCAAAAGCTAAACTTTCAGTTAATTTAGACACAGCTTTTCACTCAAGCATTGACAAAATTAACTATTCATATCCAATCAATTATGAATTGGCTCAAAAATTAGGAATTAGAAAATTTGGTTTCCACGGAATAAGCCATCGCTTTATTACTAATAAACTAGAAAAAATTCTTAACAAAAAAAGTGTTAACTTTGTTAACTTGCACATTGGTAATGGAGCTAGTTTATGTGCTGTTAAAGACTCAAAATCAATAGATACTTCAATGGGATTTACTCCTTTAGCTGGAATTATGATGGGAACAAGAAGTGGTGACATTGACCCTTCTATTCACGAGTTTGTTTGTAAAGAAGAAAACATGAGTATTGAAGAATTTACTTCAATTTTAAACAAAAAATCAGGAATATTTGGAGTAAGTCAAATCTCTAGTGACCTTAGAGATGTTGAAGAGCAATATGCCAAAGGAAACGAGCAAGCTATTTTTGCCCTTGATTTATATAGCCAAAAAATTGCTGACTATGCAGCTATTTATCTAAATAAAATTGCTCCTCAAATTGACGCTATTGTTTTTACAGCAGGAGTTGGAGAAAACTCAGCTTTTATTCGTAAAAATGTTATTAGCAGAATTAAAATCAAAAACATTGAACTTGATGAGACTTTAAATAGTCAAAAAGTTGGAGAATATCAGCTAATTTCGACAAAAAACAGTGAAATTCCTGTTTATGTAATTAGAACCAATGAAGAGCTAATGATTGCTAGTGATGCAAAAAAACTAAACTCTTAA
- the yihA gene encoding ribosome biogenesis GTP-binding protein YihA/YsxC: protein MLRFIKSASNSQSWYNHDKVEICFIGRSNVGKSSLINSLSNSAVSKVSNTPGRTQLINFFEDDQKNVYVDLPGYGFAQMPKDKLEKMHQMIDEYLQNRKNLKTIVLLFDSRRGILDQDLDFINWAQQAKKNIILLATKIDKLNQAQKHKLLVSLKELNLEKSVLLVSSLKRTNIDNLKKLLASEFK from the coding sequence ATGCTTCGTTTTATCAAAAGTGCTTCTAATAGCCAATCGTGATATAACCACGACAAAGTCGAAATTTGTTTTATTGGAAGAAGTAATGTTGGAAAATCCTCTTTAATTAATAGTCTTTCTAACTCAGCGGTTTCTAAAGTTTCTAACACTCCCGGAAGAACTCAATTAATTAATTTTTTTGAAGATGATCAAAAAAATGTCTATGTTGATCTTCCGGGTTATGGCTTTGCACAAATGCCAAAAGATAAACTTGAAAAAATGCATCAAATGATTGATGAATATCTTCAAAATCGCAAAAACTTAAAAACAATTGTGCTTTTATTTGACTCAAGAAGAGGAATTTTAGACCAAGACTTAGACTTTATTAATTGAGCCCAGCAAGCTAAGAAAAATATAATCTTGTTAGCAACTAAAATTGACAAACTAAATCAAGCTCAAAAACATAAGCTTTTAGTCTCTCTCAAAGAGCTTAATTTAGAAAAATCCGTGCTTTTGGTCTCTTCTTTAAAAAGAACAAATATAGATAATTTGAAAAAACTTTTAGCAAGTGAATTTAAATAA
- a CDS encoding TIGR01906 family membrane protein has translation MQNHKTPFYKHKFLKHTATFLNTISLLIITVILISLSIFFSKWIYSSQVNTLDLEASINQKLKENGSNLNVSSAQIVQAYGEIIDYLVPFSKKTDLRLTHFPMSESGISHFRDVKFLIENLAISGIFFGLLFIPLTIYLTLAHRSYSYLKFSFIAILILALIIGIAIAANFQIAFEYFHKIFFRDSTWRFDGNVDPIIYALPARFFMSAAILIIVIIFAVHIVYLFIYIILLRRERKRPIINL, from the coding sequence ATGCAAAATCATAAAACCCCTTTTTATAAACACAAATTTCTCAAACATACGGCAACTTTTTTAAATACAATTTCATTATTAATAATTACGGTTATTTTAATTTCACTATCTATTTTTTTTAGTAAATGAATATACAGCAGCCAAGTAAACACTTTAGATTTAGAAGCTTCAATAAACCAAAAATTAAAAGAAAATGGTTCAAATTTAAATGTTAGTTCAGCTCAAATAGTTCAAGCCTATGGTGAAATTATTGATTATTTAGTTCCTTTTTCTAAAAAAACAGATTTGCGTTTAACTCACTTTCCTATGTCAGAAAGTGGAATATCACATTTTAGAGATGTTAAATTTCTTATAGAAAACTTAGCCATTAGCGGAATATTCTTCGGACTTCTTTTTATTCCTTTAACAATTTATTTAACACTAGCTCATAGAAGTTATTCATATTTAAAATTTTCATTTATAGCTATTTTGATTCTTGCACTAATAATAGGTATTGCAATAGCTGCTAATTTTCAAATTGCTTTTGAATATTTCCACAAAATCTTCTTTAGAGACTCAACTTGAAGATTTGATGGCAATGTTGATCCTATTATTTATGCTCTTCCAGCAAGATTTTTCATGAGTGCAGCGATTTTGATCATAGTTATAATCTTTGCTGTTCATATTGTTTATCTATTTATCTATATTATTCTTTTAAGAAGAGAAAGAAAAAGACCTATTATCAACCTTTAA